ACAAAATATCATTTCAGCAATAATGGGAGCTATCTCAGCGTAAGTTTATATCAGTAAGTACAGTGTCAGCAAATCTGTTGAATATGGGGTGCATACATAAGTATAGGTACAGTTCTTAGGCAGCCTCTTCATCAGTGGGATCATCCTCGCTCTCACTCCCTGCACGCACACAACAAAGACAACAGTGAATCAATACACAagacacatacatacatacatatgtAGCTGCATGTGAGATTGCACAGCTAGCTACGTACACAAGCTCTTGGTATGGTAACTAGAACTGATTGACTGCTCTCACCTGGGGGCTGAGAGGTGGAGGGGTCAACAGACaggtcatcatcatcatcttgTTCATCCTCACTCAATTCTCCATTGTCACTCttattatcatcatcatcagcTTCAGTGGTCTCCTCAGTACGCCCAcgctgtgggggggggggggggtaaataaGGTATACTTATAGCATAGCAGCAGAAGAGGATTTCCTTTACAGTGCCCCTGATCTAGAAAGTTACGTAACTAGTACAAGTATTGTAGGCGAATTTCCCAGCTTGTGTAATTGCATTTATAAGCACAGCAAGTTTTTGAAGCTACAGGCAAGCTCTTGTAAGGGAATATCCTGGCCTATAGCTAGCCTGTAACCATagtgcagctgtagcagtagTGTTATGACAACACGACAATGAAGACAATACACAATGGTGCTATTATATCCATTGCATCATACCACTCCTAATCATACGTGTAGAGAGGTCATCATGACACGATACATGTAGGTTATAGGTTACCTACCTTAAGCACAGAGGTCAGGTAAGTTCCAAGTCCACGAATATATCCGAGTTGTGTGTCCACGATTTCAGAGATACGGTCCAGAGCTTTCTTAGAGAGGTCACTTGGGGTTTGCACCTGAACAAACAGCCGCTTATGTCAATGTACATATAAGAAGTAAAGCATAACTACCTTGTACTCTAATTAATTAACAGCTTATTACACATTTCGTAGCACAATTCTTGCATATCAAGCTATTTACTAGGTAGGGCAGCCCCCTAGCAAAGCTATTTACAGTGTAAGCTGTAAGGATATTATCAACTATCAACTTATGAGCAACTTTAACGTACGGGTTTGAGTTGAGTGTAGAGTTCCTGGGCGTAGTCATAAGCCTGAGTGGCCCCTCCCTTCAGATGGTGGGGAAGATAAGAGGTGGCACCAGAGATGGACTTGAGACCAGAATACACTCTCTCGCTCAGCTGTTTGGAATAGTCCAGGGTGGATTGAAATCGTGTGGGTTTGGGTTTGAGCCATTCGATCTGGCTGTCTTCTTCAGTCTCGTCAGGTAACCAGGTGACCTTGTTCTCCTCCCCTTGGGCCGTACGTGAGAGCATTTCCTTGACATGATCTTGAAGGTCCTTGAGTGTAGAGGAGATGTTTTCGTACTGTTGGCCGGCCTTCTCACGGAGGTCCCGAGACAACTTGAGCTGTGAAATAGAGAGAGAAGCTGTAGGTAAACTTAGTCATAGCTCGGAGGCAACATAAAGAGTGGTGTGTCTATGTACGCCTGGTGTCACAATAGAATGCTgttgtggttgtgtgtgtgggaacaATGTAACAGATGGGCACACTCTGAACATGTGGGGTGATTAGTAGTCATAGTGATTCAATACACCTGTAATGCAGCACATGTGATAAACTGACCCCTTACTCCCAGGAACATAACAATGAAAGGTCACTGTAGCTATAATGTAGAGAGGTCAACTTACCAGATCAACGGCTGCTTTGAGCTGCTCCAAGGAGGATTTGCTCTGCTGTTGCACACTTTGTAGACGACGCATGGAACGGTAGTAGATTCGAAGCTTGACCTTTCGAGAGAGAGTCTTGATACGTTCAATTCGGCCACTTTTTTCAACTTGTCCGAGACAATTTTCACATTTCTGGCAATTTTGGCAATCTTCCACCACAACCACATCTTCCTCGACCTCCTCAGTAACGGTGCCTTCCTCGGTGGACTTGATAGTGGTCATCTCAACCGATTCTTTGATCTTGACAGACTCTGATAGAAGCTCCTTCTCGTTTTCTTCGGCTGGGATGAAGTAATCGACAATGTTCTCAGTGGCAGTCAGGGTACGATCGAGTCCGCTACCTACAAGGATGCCAGCTCGTGTGTTGGCCACAGCAGAAGCACCTGATTGTACAGAAGAGTACAGTGCATCTTTGCCAGCTGTAATTCGAGTAGTCACAGCTTCTTTTCCTTCGGAGACTTTACTGACAATGGCATCCTTTCCTTGGCTGGCCATGGTAACAACACGGGTCTGGGAGAGTGCCTCGGTCCCTGCTTGAACTTTAGAGACAACCGCATCTTTGCTAGCAACCACACGACTCGTAATAGCTTCTTTCCCTTCGGAGACTTTACTGACAATGGCATCCTTTCCTTGGCTAGCCATGGTAACAACACGAGTCTGAGAGAGTGCCTCGGTCCCTGCTTGAACTTTAGAGACAACCGCATCTTTGCTAGCAACCACACGACTCGTAATAGCTTCTTTCCCCTCGGAGATGCGGGTCTTGACGGCTGTGTGCCCATCGCTGATTTTAGTGGTGATAGCATCCTTGCTCTCGGTGAGGTAGGTCATCACTTCAGCAGGCTCAGACTTGATAGCAGGCACCTTCTCCTCGAGTTTCGTCAGTTGTTTTGCAGTAAATGAGTCGACTGCATGAACTGCACGAAGAGAGGAGAAACACAACAGTCAATTCACAATACAAAACACAAGCTTTTAATAGAATGTGGTTTAGTGCATAACTTACTTGGTTTGTCCAATTTCTTGACAAGAGGAGCTGCTGTCCCAGCAGCAAACTTTACAGAGCTTTCAATGGTGCCCAGAGCATAGTCACTGGCCCTGCTGTAGCCTTTAGAGCCTTCATACGCAGCGTAGAGAGCGTTCCCAGCAGAAGAGGCCATAGGGTTGGTGGAGAGCCATCCGTACACTGATCCAGAGTCAGCCGGTGGAGGAGCTGGGGTTGTTTCAACAATTTCAGTCATTGCTTTCTTGCAGAGAGAGGTAGACGTTCTGTAGCTGTAGGTCTAGTAGTTTGAGATTTTACACTTCTTCTTTGCACTAGTCTTGTCTTCTTGCTTGAGGAACTGTAGTCACGCGAGATTGCTGTTcgcccacacaccacatgaCAGGGCTAGCTATAGGGAGAGTCCCTTTCAAAGCAGCTCTGGGTTCAAAGGGTTCAAAGGGAGTTCTAAAAAATTGATTTTCAAGATCCTGCAGACTCCTGGTTCAAGCATTGGTTAAAGGTGAGCTAGACTATTAAAATGCACGAGGAAGGACATTTATAACTATTCCCCTTTGCATGCAGGAACATGTCTTTGAAGCATAAATGGAAGTCTGCTACAAAGAAGTCGTCAGCCCTCAAGCGTCCACCTGAGACAGTGGTAGCCGTGTTTCCGGACACAAAGAAAGGCGAAAGAGCTTTCCAAGCTCTACAAGATGCTCTGAAAGAACATCAACAATCTACCATCGAGCGTCTTCCTTTTGAGAAACTCGATTTCGGCGATTTAGACATGCTGGAAAAGTTCTACAGTGCTCCCGTGGTGGTGGTGGATGTAACAGAGCGACAGTACGAAGCCTGCCTCTATTATCAGCTGGGGATACGAGAATCGTTTGGCATGAAGCACAACATAGTGACGTGTGTGGACCAACAAAACTCCTACACTGGAGGAAGGAAGGCGAGCATCATACCCACTGACCAGTCAAGCAGTACATCCAGCTATGGGGTGAGTACAGATCATGGCCATCTAGTACGTTAACAGCAAATGATTGAGTTTTTAGAAACTACCCCTTTACAAGCGTGCATACTTAGCTTGTCCTTTCATGTGTTTACTTTACTGATTGTTAATTGAAAGTTATTACAACCTAACAACAGTTCTAGCACTAGTTTGTTTTCTCACTGCAGTTTCTTGGTGGCAGTTTTACCTTTCTGGCCTACTTTGTGGACCCAGATGGCCATTGCATGGTGAATGAGGGGCACGACCCCACCCATCCACAGAGAGTGCGTCTGGAGAAGAAACTTAAGAGTCTGATCCAAGACATTCACCTGGATGTCAGGTGAGGCTCTAGTGAAGCCAGCTGCTAGTACCCTAGCTATTTGGCCAATTAGAACTATTGAAATCATACTTCTTACTTGCAGCGACTgtgtacatgtcatgtatGCCGAAGTAAAATTTATTCTCACTTAGCCAGTGCTTATGACCTGTTCTCTTTTGTCCTAGGAAAAACTTCAAAGAGATGTTCTTCAAGTCCTTGCAGCAGGTCCGAGAGTCTAAGAAAGGGGACGAGCTAAAAACGGTAAACTTTTCTTTTCTCATTCCTTCATGAAACTCACTTATTGCTCCCCAGGAATTGCAAAAGCTACGCCGGCTGATTGATTCTGACCCCAAACTGTTCACAACTGACGTCCTCCTCCGCTTGATGCTCACCTACAGAGACATACAGGTTCGTAAGAttgcttatacatgtacattaaataTGTACTCTCCGTGTTTTATTAGCATAACTCCAACTTGCTGTTTAATTTACAGATTGCTTTTTCTTTTGATGCTTTCTATCTATGTTACTGAATGTCACATGATACGTTAGTTATCACataccacacgcacacatttcCCACAGGACTATGAATCAATGGTGGACCTGGCAGAAAGTATTCCCGACCATAATCAAATCCAGAAGGCACCAATTCAAGTGCAGTACGCCTTCGCTCTCAATCGGAGGAACAAGGAGAAGGACAGAGACAAAGCACTGGAGATATTAGagaaggtataattatagagagatCCTAAATATCAGTTTGTTGTGGGGAATTATTATGAGTTGGGTTGGTCAGTTGTGTCTTCCTGGCAGaaattccccccccccattgaTTAACATACACTGAATGTCATCCCTATCGTAGTTGTGTTATTTGAGACTATATTGGATTACCAAACTTATCAGATCAACATTTTTCATCACCGTTGTCATTTGGCATAATTCCACTCGTATTATAATGCAGGTACTTGAGAACAAAGAGAACCATGTGCCAGACTCACTCTGTCTCTGTGGCCGTATATACAAGGACAAGTTCGTTGAGTCAGATCACTCGGACATTGCCAGTCGAGACAAGGCTGTCCAGTGGTATAGGAAAGGGTTTGAAGTGCAACCTAACGAGTACGCAGGCATCAACCTGGCCACCCTCCTCGTCATATCTGGGAAGGACTTCTCTACTTGTCCTGAGCTCAGGAACATCGGTACGTTAAATGCCTcaactatgtgtgtgtatggtgtatgTCTTTGCCTAAATTCGTAGACAGCTAGGTATAATTGTGATAGTACTTAGGAAAAGGGCCCTTAAGCACGTAATTATCAATTTGTGCTATGTTCAAAAATAAGTGGAGAGTGATATCTAGGGCAAACTACTTTTTTTTTTGATATGCAAAGCTTAACCTTTGTTCTAACTGCCTGCAAAGTTTTGGCCCTCAGTGGTCCTTTTCCTAAGTactatcacataattatatacatggtatatgattttctgaaagcttagaaagagacatttcaaatgatgtgaaAAAAAATTTGGAGCCATAATTtatcatttttcggccttggaccatgggctataatccatggtatttggccgaaattggcaaattcttttatctctcaaatatgaataTTGATGATactatttgaaaggtatttttctaagcttttagaaaatcataaaattgttgaaattaaatacacggaattcaagttatggtagCTGACAGAGTCCCTAAACTATTGATTAAACAGAGCAGGGGTTGCAGTTGAACAGCCGTAACTTATAGCATCATTGAAaaatgtatacagtataaGACGATGtctaactgtacatgtacatgtacaaagttTCCACAATGAGATACAAATACTTTAGTGCTGTTACGACCGTCACCTTACCCCAGGAAATACTCTGAATATTTTGATTGGACGCAAGGGCAACCTGGAGACGCAAACGGACTACTGGGCCGTGGCCACCTACTTTGAGATCAGTGTTCTGGCTGAGAACTACCCGAGAGCGTGCGAGGCAGCTGAGTTCATGTTCAAACTCAAGCCCCCTCTTTGGTGAGTGTCATCCTCCTGGCATTacacgcgtgtgtgtgtgtggtgtgtgtgtgcataggtCGTGTC
This genomic stretch from Halichondria panicea chromosome 16, odHalPani1.1, whole genome shotgun sequence harbors:
- the LOC135350228 gene encoding uncharacterized protein LOC135350228 translates to MTEIVETTPAPPPADSGSVYGWLSTNPMASSAGNALYAAYEGSKGYSRASDYALGTIESSVKFAAGTAAPLVKKLDKPIHAVDSFTAKQLTKLEEKVPAIKSEPAEVMTYLTESKDAITTKISDGHTAVKTRISEGKEAITSRVVASKDAVVSKVQAGTEALSQTRVVTMASQGKDAIVSKVSEGKEAITSRVVASKDAVVSKVQAGTEALSQTRVVTMASQGKDAIVSKVSEGKEAVTTRITAGKDALYSSVQSGASAVANTRAGILVGSGLDRTLTATENIVDYFIPAEENEKELLSESVKIKESVEMTTIKSTEEGTVTEEVEEDVVVVEDCQNCQKCENCLGQVEKSGRIERIKTLSRKVKLRIYYRSMRRLQSVQQQSKSSLEQLKAAVDLLKLSRDLREKAGQQYENISSTLKDLQDHVKEMLSRTAQGEENKVTWLPDETEEDSQIEWLKPKPTRFQSTLDYSKQLSERVYSGLKSISGATSYLPHHLKGGATQAYDYAQELYTQLKPVQTPSDLSKKALDRISEIVDTQLGYIRGLGTYLTSVLKRGRTEETTEADDDDNKSDNGELSEDEQDDDDDLSVDPSTSQPPGSESEDDPTDEEAA